ACTTCttcttgcgcaggagctgccgctcgagtcgcGGCTCTTTGCCGCGCAGACCTTTCGGTCGAAGACGACGTTTGACTTGGAGCAGCTGccgatcgaggcgcagctcgcacTGAAGGAtacgctgctcgacgcgctcgtccttTATGCCCAGGGGCCGCGTGTCGTGCAGACGCAACTGTGCCTCGCATTggccggcctcgcgctccagaTCCCAGAGAGCCATTGGGGTAGCGTGGTGCCGGGCATGATTGAGCGGTTCGGAGGGTCGCCGGACACGGTCGGTGTCCTCCTCGAGTTCCTCTCGGTGCTGCCGGAAGAGGTCTCGACCAACCACCGCATCCCGCTGAGCAACGCGGCGTACCACGAGCGTGTGCCGCagctgctcacgcagcagTCTGCCACGGTGCTGGAGGTGCTCTCGATGTACATCCAGGCACCGGGCGTCACACCGGCCATCCAGGAAACCATCTTTCACTGCCTTCGCAGCTGGCTCAAGGCAGGCGAAGTGTCCGCGACGCAGATGgccagcacgccgctgctgcagtTTGCGTTTGATGCACTGCAGTCCGATGCACTGTTTGACGTGGCGGTCGATGTGCTCTGCGACCTGATCCACGAGACACAGGAGATCGACGACAACCGCGACGTGATCGAAACGCTCctgccgcgcatcgaggcgctgcggccggcgcTGATGCAGGCCGGCGAAGACGAGGACCGCGTACGTGGGCTGTGCCGCATCTTTGTGCAGGCTGGCGAGACCTACCACACGCTCTTTCTGCAGCACGCCagtgcgctgctgccgatcgtccaggcggcgctcgagtgTGCGTCGTACCATGATCTGGACATTGTCCAGATCACCTTTCGGTTCTGGTACCTGCTCGCGACGCATGTGCACAAGGCGATTGACGCGGGCGATccggccgcagcgccgttCCGCCAGACGTACGAGCAGCTGTTTGCCATCATCATCCGTCACCTCCGCTTcccggacgaggagcttAGTGgccaggagcgcgacgattTCCGCTCCTTCCGCCACTACATGGGCGATACGCTGAAGGACTGCTGCTATGTACTTGGTGCTGAGGCGTGCCTCGAACGCTCGCTGCAGATGATcgagtcggcgctcgccgaagagtcgccgtcgctgcgctggcAGGAtatcgaggcgccgctcttctccatgcgctcgatgggcgcgcaggtcgacctTCGCGAAGACAAGGTGATCCCGCGCGTGTTTGCCATTGTTCCCCAACTCCCCCCGCATCCCCGCCTGCGGTACGCCGGTCTTTTGGTACTCTCGCGCTACACAGAGTgggtcgagcagcacccCGAGCGCATCCCCGAGGTGCTCACCTTTATCACGACCGGCTTCGACCCGACCAACAAGGAGATTTcggcagccgcggcgcaagcgATGAACTTTTTGTGCCAGGATTGCTGCGAACACCTTGCGCCCTATCTCCCGCAGCTCTGCGAGTTCTTCAAGAGCGTGCAGGAGCAGCTGAGCGTCGATGActcgctcgccgtcgccgaggcgatcgcGCACGTCATTGCGAgcatgccgccgcagcaggcgaccgagtcgctctTGCGCTTTACGCAgccgctcctcgagaaCGTGCACCAGGTCACGCTCCTGCCGTCGGCAGGCAAGCCGGAGCtgatgcgcgcggccgaccgcatggagcagctcgcgcgcatcctCCAAGTGATCGGGGTCTCGTTCGCcagcgcgctgcccgagtcgtgcgccgcaacgTGCTCAGAGGCGTACGCGATCCTCGATCGgctcctgcagcagcacggcgacgcgtacTTTATCTCGgagcgcacctcgtcgctggtgcgccgcgcgctcctcttctttggtgcgcgcgccgagccgacgctcccggcgctgctcgagcgctttgCGGGCTGCTTTGAAAGCACGGGCTACTCGGGCTACGTGTGGATCGTCGGCAAGTCCATCGACCAGTTTGGGCACCAGGCGACCccgccgctgctcggcctgctcgcgcaggcctTTGagcgcgtctcgagcaaGGTGATCCagctgctgcagacgcagccgcccgaccagctcggcgacgtgctcgacgactACCTGCACAcgtgcctcgtcgcggtgcagaccgcgccgagcgtgctgATCGCCTCGCCCGTCTTTCCGCACGCGGTGCAGACGGCAGTCGTCGCACTGCACGCGgtggcgccggccgtgcacggCATCGCGTCGGATGTGCTTCGCGCGCTGTTTGAGTTCCCCGCGTCGCAGGTCGGggccgcgtacgccgcgccgatTGCCCAGGTCGCTTCCGACCAGGGCTTTGCGGTGTGCCAGGCGATGCTCCAAGGCCTCGTGACGCACTTCCCCCCGGAAAACATGCCGGTGGTTGTCGCGACGGTGCGTGCACTGCAGCCGCTGTGccccgagcagctcgtgccgtggctcgcggcggcggccgagcagctcccgacgagcgccatATCGAAAGAGGACGCACAGCGCTTCCTTGCGAGCCtgcccagcgccgcgcagtcgcccgagcagctcaagcCGAGCCTCGTGATCCTGtacggcgcctcgcgcaagTCGCGCGAGCGAGGTACGTCGATCTACTAACCCAGCGCGGCTCGATAAGGAGACGATAGGCGATACGTAGCTATTCGA
This sequence is a window from Malassezia japonica chromosome 5, complete sequence. Protein-coding genes within it:
- the MTR10 gene encoding Nuclear import receptor (COG:U; BUSCO:EOG09260Z5E; EggNog:ENOG503NUD3), whose protein sequence is MSGAVSAAGVQDVLGALQKLYSDPDPQAKSAANEALQHFQKTQEAWNTANTLLLAQELPLESRLFAAQTFRSKTTFDLEQLPIEAQLALKDTLLDALVLYAQGPRVVQTQLCLALAGLALQIPESHWGSVVPGMIERFGGSPDTVGVLLEFLSVLPEEVSTNHRIPLSNAAYHERVPQLLTQQSATVLEVLSMYIQAPGVTPAIQETIFHCLRSWLKAGEVSATQMASTPLLQFAFDALQSDALFDVAVDVLCDLIHETQEIDDNRDVIETLLPRIEALRPALMQAGEDEDRVRGLCRIFVQAGETYHTLFLQHASALLPIVQAALECASYHDLDIVQITFRFWYLLATHVHKAIDAGDPAAAPFRQTYEQLFAIIIRHLRFPDEELSGQERDDFRSFRHYMGDTLKDCCYVLGAEACLERSLQMIESALAEESPSLRWQDIEAPLFSMRSMGAQVDLREDKVIPRVFAIVPQLPPHPRLRYAGLLVLSRYTEWVEQHPERIPEVLTFITTGFDPTNKEISAAAAQAMNFLCQDCCEHLAPYLPQLCEFFKSVQEQLSVDDSLAVAEAIAHVIASMPPQQATESLLRFTQPLLENVHQVTLLPSAGKPELMRAADRMEQLARILQVIGVSFASALPESCAATCSEAYAILDRLLQQHGDAYFISERTSSLVRRALLFFGARAEPTLPALLERFAGCFESTGYSGYVWIVGKSIDQFGHQATPPLLGLLAQAFERVSSKVIQLLQTQPPDQLGDVLDDYLHTCLVAVQTAPSVLIASPVFPHAVQTAVVALHAVAPAVHGIASDVLRALFEFPASQVGAAYAAPIAQVASDQGFAVCQAMLQGLVTHFPPENMPVVVATVRALQPLCPEQLVPWLAAAAEQLPTSAISKEDAQRFLASLPSAAQSPEQLKPSLVILYGASRKSRERARLDKETIGDT